A part of Plasmodium coatneyi strain Hackeri chromosome 8, complete sequence genomic DNA contains:
- a CDS encoding SICA antigen: protein MIIDIHLEVLDECQKGDLHSTKEDCFEILVQEFMGCEFMKEYFVSMESVPKEGVPMEQIPGLGREDFLPKEEVPCLDSGFTEEEFLPKEEVLKESVPEEDVPREAVQSSSSTSGSGSAFRV from the exons atgattattgatattcatttagaagtcttagacgaatgtcaaaaaggggacctgcattcgacgaaggaagactgttttgaaattttggttcaagaatttatgggatgCGAATTTATGAAGGAATACTTTGTTTCTATGGAaagtgttcctaaggaaggtgttcctatggaacag attccgggtttagggagggaagactttcttcctaaggaggaGGTTCCATGTTTAGATTCTGGGTTTACGGAGGAAGAGTTTCTTcccaaggaagaagttcttaaggaaagtgttcctgaggaagatgttcctagaGAAGCGGTTCAAAGTTCAAGTTCAACTTCAGGTTCAGGTTCCgcctttagggtttag
- a CDS encoding PST-A protein: MAKKESRDGKICLRGATRLDGTRKRDSLFNKDGLLLRSYGWLVRNAVGIIILIQGIKCHARLNFLRPNVEVVSDDNVIVKDENNYYLYEDSWVEYFNKNGYSVFGLDLQGHGLSDGWDNLKGNVKEFDDFAYDVMQYIRNIQDSINGSNGYDMGGSSPFPDDKICERTALPTYLVGISMGGNVALRMLQMLGKSSNRREGTGLHISGCISISPMITVKKLPSRNSFLFQHVYFPLSKCIADWFPTVRLINKYLYKKYPYVKYFIEYDKNRSKGGITCRFGYELLRTIDNLDNDIKHMPKDIPVLIIHSKEDILCC; the protein is encoded by the coding sequence atgGCCAAAAAAGAATCGCGCgatggaaaaatatgcttGAGAGGGGCCACTCGGCTTGATGGAACACGAAAGCGTGATTCACTTTTTAACAAAGATGGGTTGTTATTACGATCATACGGATGGTTAGTAAGGAATGCGGTAggaattataattttaattcaAGGAATTAAGTGTCATGCGAGGCTAAACTTTTTAAGACCCAATGTAGAGGTAGTAAGCGACGATAACGTTATAGtgaaggatgaaaataattACTACCTTTATGAAGATAGCTGGGtagaatattttaataaaaatggatattCCGTTTTTGGATTAGATTTACAAGGTCATGGACTGTCCGACGGGTGGGACAATTTAAAAGGTAACGTAAAAGAGTTTGATGATTTCGCTTATGATGTAATGCAGTATATTAGGAACATTCAGGATAGCATAAATGGCTCAAATGGTTATGATATGGGTGGTAGTTCTCCATTTCCAGATGATAAGATATGTGAGAGGACGGCTCTTCCCACTTACCTAGTAGGTATATCTATGGGAGGAAACGTTGCTTTAAGGATGCTACAAATGTTGGGAAAATCGTCAAATAGAAGAGAAGGTACGGGACTACACATCAGCGGGTGCATTTCCATCTCTCCTATGATAACTGTTAAAAAACTACCATCGAGAAATTCGTTCCTATTTCAGCACGTTTATTTTCCATTGTCCAAGTGCATTGCTGATTGGTTTCCAACGGTTAGACTTATTAACAAATATCTATATAAGAAGTATCCGTAtgttaaatattttattgaGTATGATAAAAATCGATCTAAAGGGGGAATCACATGCAGATTTGGCTATGAGCTTTTAAGAACAATCGATAATTTGGACAATGACATAAAACACATGCCTAAAGATATCCCTGTGTTGATTATTCATTCTAAGGAGGACATTTTATGCTGCTAG